The proteins below come from a single Myxocyprinus asiaticus isolate MX2 ecotype Aquarium Trade chromosome 28, UBuf_Myxa_2, whole genome shotgun sequence genomic window:
- the LOC127418770 gene encoding zinc finger protein 64-like, with protein MASFNGEGINHLLVEVSPDLHICGFCKQQYNNFELFLAHKQTGCQIPSSHISPRNAGAKVKKSIPKTQKTPSKKLKPAQTQKRHTCTFAGCTFKTQHGQKDMERHLLTHTGERPFECELCHKRFSRRDKLNLHSRLHTGEKPHKCKYCPYAAADSSSLKKHLRVHYDERPFKCQICPYASRNSSQLTVHLRSHTGDAPFQCNQCDAKFKVNSDLKRHSRVHSGEKPYKCDLCEYRCAMKANLKPHVELKHSAIDSFRCSECEFQCSTKTSLRHHSREHQPPQPLQCSECSYSCSSKGTLKIHKRVHSDERPFKCEHCSFASKQPSNLLIHRRKCHADKLDRQKRSGRGGGVGEEPPKRARLEATRAFRCDLCEASFVREDSLRCHKRQHNSNAQQQSLNRGSTVSQTAAKQSVQDVGQASVETDTSSAYSRTHLNIIVVPSIGPEETFVRASVDVAAAKVGTVLLSPEDHNVLLNPVIQHVSMLTPGQHIAASTPGGSLEHQTVLLPEESTFQTVETATQTSGATQDFITSCSGSASDATHTFITSCSDLESLHTLIQEGGTEVTVVTEANPSIATTKETLNIDGTSHDVSKQAEEALPEDTLDISPPGVVLVQSLPLTISAQDQQANIYHLSPHHIFSDSNAVDISDDS; from the exons ATGGCCTCATTCAACGGAGAAG GAATAAACCACCTGTTAGTAGAAGTGAGTCCAGACCTTCACATCTGCGGCTTCTGCAAACAGCAGTACAACAACTTTGAACTCTTTCTTGCGCACAAGCAAACTGGCTGCCAGATACCCTCAAGTCATATATCACCAAGAAATGCTGGAGCCAAAG TCAAAAAGAGCATCCCCAAAACCCAGAAGACCCCCTCCAAAAAGCTGAAACCTGCACAAACTCAAAAACGACACACATGCACCTTCGCAG GATGTACATTCAAAACCCAGCATGGCCAAAAAGACATGGAGAGACATTTATTAACTCACACAG GTGAGAGGCCATTTGAGTGTGAACTCTGTCATAAACGCTTCAGCCGTCGTGATAAACTGAATCTTCACAGCCGTTTGCACACGGGAGAGAAACCGCACAAGTGTAAGTACTGCCCATATGCGGCGGCCGACAGCAGTAGCTTGAAGAAGCATCTTCGTGTCCACTATGACGAGAGACCCTTTAAGTGTCAGATATGCCCATACGCCAGCCGCAATTCCAGCCAGCTCACCGTTCACCTTCGATCtcacacag GTGACGCCCCATTCCAGTGTAATCAGTGCGACGCCAAATTCAAGGTCAACTCCGACTTGAAGCGCCATAGTCGGGTCCACTCCGGTGAGAAGCCTTATAAATGCGACCTCTGTGAGTACCGCTGTGCCATGAAGGCCAATTTAAAACCACACGTCGAGCTTAAACACAGCGCCATCGACTCCTTTCGCTGCTCTGAGTGCGAATTCCAGTGTTCCACCAAAACCTCCCTACGGCACCATTCCCGCGAGCACCAGCCTCCCCAGCCACTACAGTGCAGCGAGTGCAGTTACTCCTGCTCCAGCAAGGGGACGCTCAAGATCCACAAGCGGGTGCACTCGGACGAGCGGCCCTTTAAATGTGAACACTGTTCTTTTGCGAGCAAGCAGCCCAGTAATTTGTTAATTCACAGGAGGAAGTGTCACGCAGATAAGCTGGACAGACAAAAAAGGTCAGGACgggggggcggggttggggaggAGCCGCCCAAACGAGCGAGATTAGAGGCAACGCGAGCGTTTCGTTGTGACTTGTGCGAGGCTTCGTTCGTAAGGGAAGATTCTCTTCGCTGCCACAAGAGACAGCATAATAGTAATGCACAACAACAAAGTCTCAATCGGGGGTCGACAGTGTCACAAACCGCTGCCAAACAGTCCGTGCAGGATGTAGGACAAGCCAGCGTTGAAACAGACACATCATCAGCCTACAGCAGAACACATCTTAACATCATCGTAGTGCCCTCTATAGGACCGGAGGAAACTTTCGTCCGAGCGTCAGTGGATGTAGCCGCCGCAAAAGTTGGAACGGTTCTGCTAAGTCCTGAAGATCACAACGTGCTTTTGAACCCCGTCATACAGCACGTCAGCATGCTCACGCCTGGGCAGCACATTGCTGCCTCAACACCAGGGGGCAGCCTAGAGCACCAGACGGTTTTACTCCCTGAAGAAAGCACCTTTCAGACAGTTGAAACTGCCACTCAGACCAGTGGTGCTACTCAAGACTTCATCACTTCCTGCTCTGGCTCGGCTTCAGACGCCACCCACACCTTCATCACTTCTTGTTCTGACCTTGAAAGCCTTCATACGCTCATTCAGGAAGGAGGAACTGAAGTTACTGTGGTAACAGAGGCGAATCCCTCGATCGCCACCACTAAAGAAACCCTGAACATTGATGGCACATCTCATGATGTGTCTAAGCAAGCAGAAGAGGCCTTACCTGAAGATACTTTAGATATTAGTCCACCAGGGGTCGTTCTTGTTCAAAGTCTTCCCCTGACCATTTCAGCACAAGACCAACAAGCTAACATATACCATCTTTCACCTCACCACATATTTTCAGACTCCAATGCAGTTGATATCAGTGACGATTCATAG